tttccagggtaacagctgcattttctgcagtttagcgccatctgctgtcagagagtgaatgtgctttcattcagcatgtgcttctcatgcgtgcttgtttagaTCAGAGCGCACACacatctttcaagcagcatacagcggtgttgtgcattttgaccagttgatgggaaaagtattcttaaaatgcattccaaattctgaataatttgtaatgtataattattcacggtattcagaagtgcccacgataacaatacagtgcatattcattaccatgATATATAGCAGTAATGAATACTGGCACATGTCtaacacctaggatgctttgagggtgagtaaaacacaggctaattttcatttttgggtgaactaaccctttaatattttggtggaaaccgtgtttttttttctcccaggataatttaatgaatagaaagttagaaCTGTCCCcatgaccaatttaatgcatctttgctgaataaaataaattaataaaaaaaaaagtttgaatggtGGCGTCTGTTACGGTTTATTAGAGCTAAATCTTACATCAGACAATTTAACATAATGCATTTAgcatttaattatacttttttctCTCATGCAGAGACTCATAACCTGCCAAAGCAGCCTCCCTTGGCACTCGCCGTCGGCCAGGCAGCTCAGTGTCTGTCCCTCATGGCTCGCACAGGCAGCGGATCCTGCGCCTTTGCATCAGTGGATGATTACCTGCACTAACCACTGTAGAATCATCCCTTTAAGTGACCACGTGAAAGAGGCCCACATCATCCCGGTCCATCCCAGACTCCCCCAAAAAAACTGGGGCCAGCTTTGAAACCACGGCCTGATGAACTGAGCCTTCACATGGCCAGACCCATCCTGGCTCTCTGACAAGACTGGATCCTCTTCACCCAGGTCTAAACTGGGCCTAAAGACACATTAGGAAGAGGGGTTCTTAACAGTCAGATAAATTCCCCAATCATTAtggtcttttttttccttttgtcttttttattttgggggaggGGAGGAGGTGTTGGGTGGGGGGTGCAGCAGGCTCTGATTGTTTGTTTCCTAATTTACAAGGCATGAGGAaaattattatgacataattaatgttattatcAGTAAACTTGCATATAAGATATATTTGTTCTTGGTTGAAAGCTGGCAGAGTGAGCGAGACCGAATAACTAAGGTCCCATCGCGGCAACGCCCTGCTATTTTCAGGTCTCAGCTTGTGtactttaccatttaaaaaagaaaaaaaaaaagaaaaatattgaaattatattaacaCAAGGAGTGGAACATTTAGTTatcttacagtaaaaaaaattaaaacccagAGAACCTAACACTGCTGGAGTCATCCTTAGTGGTGGTATTTAGTATAGAGCGTTAGTGTGAGCTGTCTTGAGTTATGCCCTTTTTTGTGCAAGCGCACCCTCCCTCTGCCAACTGCACAGCAGGATTGATGCAATGTTCGGACACTTTGATTTGTAATTGTATTGATGTCTATGGTCTTTTCATCCACCCGATCTCTTATGCCTACTTTTAAAAAGTCCATATTCAGGCGTTCTCTCATTGTTGCCTGCACTGTGTTTTTGTGCAGTTTGGATGTGCGACAGGAACATGGTGAAATTAAGGTCATATCCAGTCCCAGAGAGGCAAGCCTGCTCCATTGTTTTTTCTCCTCTTGTTTACCAGGCAGTCCTTCAGATCATCAGTACTTTTAAAACAAGGAGAATGGTACAGTATTGTCATCAACACTGTCTTATCATTTTCAGTAATAAAACGCAAATACCCAGTTGAACGAGATATACCCGTCTGTTTTGACACATTTCAGCGAGCGTTCGGATGTTGCTCAAGTATTAAATATGCGATTACACCACAAAGAGCATTAATAATGCCAAACAAAGTGTCTTCTcacatatttaaaggaatagtccacccaaaagtgaaaattgtgtCCTCATTTACAAATCTGTAAGACTTTGGTTAAATTTTTAAACACagtaaatgaagatatttttattgaaacctgagaggtttctgtctctccattgaaagtccaaGTAAGCAAAATGTAAAAGATCCAGGAAGGTTATAAACGCATCGTAAAACCATCCATATGAATCAAACCGTTTAATGACAGTTTTGTGAAGAGATAccatcattttaaatgataatcaaATTTAACtaaggcttttatttacatctaaatgatgataaaaacacatacatagaGCAAATGTCATATGGTAAACATGGAAGcttgtatgtttgtatatttgcGAATTAAAGCctgaattaaatctgttcatcatatagaGCAATTATATCTCTTTACAAGACTTGGTTTAAACTGTTTGattcatattaaatcattttataatgcCTTAATCTTTATGGATATTTTAAGTTGTGATCATCTAGACTTTAAATGGAGGGATAGAAACCTCTCATCTttcattaaaaaccttaatttgtgttttaaagattaaagtaAACCTTATGTGTTGGGAACAActtgaataaatgacagaatttttatttttgggtgaactttcctttTAGCTTCCTTGTAAAACTATAACCATGACTTGTTAATTTGGTCATCAGAGTCATTAGTTTAATAAATCAATCTTATGTACAAAGTAACTGACACATTAATTGTTAATCCTTCGATCAGGTTTACATTTATTGACGGGTACAGTagatatttaaacttaaatttacattcaGCTTCTGCCTctagtaaaaatgtttaagttttaaatgactTCATCTTATTTGATAACaaggtttaatatttttaaactatatgAGGCTCAAAGAAAAAGGTTTGAAGTAAAGGTGTCCTTTAGAAAAATATGATCCACAAGGTCAAAAACAGCTGGATGATGGAAGCCGATGTTTTCATGTGTTGAACTCGTAATCAAGCAGTTCTTTCTCCTGCTTTAGGTCTCAGAAAGGAATCAGTTTTTGCTGGCGTATAAACCGTTTGTTGGACCTTTTAATCCTTGCTTTTTTGCAAGCAcctataaatgaataaaaacagctcAGCCTGTTGCTTTACAAAACACATGTTGAGGGCATAATATACTCGCTGAACATGAAAATCTCACTACTCACCCAGTTTTTTATTCGCAAACTCCACAGCTGCACCTTGGCTCGCACCCCTTTTCTTTTTGAGAGATAGAAGCTCAGCATCTGAAGATAAATATACGcacaaatattttgaatattcagtTGGTATACAAAATCTTGTAAAAAAGAAAGGTCAACGCTTGAACTTACTGGTTGTTCTTTTGGTTCCTGGTCCATAAAGGCGGGACTGAACGAAGTCCGTGGCCCTTTGTTGCAGTGTTTTGGCAGCGGATTCATCCTTTATCCTCATTACTCTGTAGCTGACTGGTAAACTGAAATCAGACATATTTTCCATATGTACACTTGGAACCCTTTCAGGATGATGAATGTAAAcacatactattattattacctttTTGGGGTTTTCTTAGGCATGGTCCCTGTCTCCTGTTCCTTAACTATAAAAGAGTTTGTCATTCAATACTTTAACTGACcaacgaagaaaaaaaatgtctaaagttATAAAAAAGTACAAGGTTATTACCTTTATTGTTGTGTGATGGCTTTGTTGATACCTTTTTGTAGATACCTTTATTGGCTGATAGATCTGTCTGTCTAAAATGAAGGAATAACAATCTGTTAAGTTTCCAAAATGATTTAAGAAATCAAACTGTTTCTATTCAGCTGGGGAACTTACTTTTGGGGTTTTGTATCAAATTCCTCCAAGAGCTCCTGAGGAAGAAGTTTTCTCTTCTGAAAAACAAGAGATATAACATTTCACGATATTTTGCCTTTTgctaaatatacaatttattgtgAATTACGTTAAAGTGAGTAAACttttgttgataataataataataatgtagacATCCTGAAGACAGTATTGACCACCCTGTACCTTTTGTTCTTGAAACAGCTGTTGTTTCTTTCTTCGCTTCTCTTTCAGCAGGTTCTTTTCTCTGAAAACAAAGTGAAGAACACAAATGTTTACCCCGCATTGGCTCATGTGctctgtgtctgaagtcagtggACTCACTCACAGACCTTTTGGCTGCATCCAGTGCATCTTTAACGCTCTTCAGAGCGACACTTTTGGACGCATCAAAGGCGACCTCCTCTGGGAGTTCATCATCACTGGATTCAAACTGAAGTGTCAGTTCAGACATTTTGTCAGTCTCTTTAAACGTATTCAACCTGATTTTAGTACACACGCTGGACGGGACTCGCCATATTAAAAAGCCAACAACACTAAACCTACATTAAAGACagccaaatcaaatcaaaagcaTTGGAAGCAATAGATGCTGCCATCTGTTGGTGCGGATGTCTCAGCAAGATCTGCTCGTAAACAAGCTGATGCAAATGGCGCAGTTTATAATAACAGCACATACTGAAGATATAAAGATGTCCGTTTTGCATATGATCTATATGTAACACATTCTTTCGATGCACAGAAATACTTATTGTTCATGaagaacaaaaagagaaaatactaataacatttattgttgttaccACCTTATAAATTTACAATACTGATCGTTCAAATTGTGTGCCATTATTGTGGTGAAATTGTATGGTTCCTtacaacaaaaatgcaaataatgcattaaacagGCGAATACCatacattaataatgcatttattattattatattgataattCAAAATGCTCATAATTATTATGGTGAAATCTTATGGTTCGTTAcaacagaaacaaatgtaatgcaaatgatactgttctttatatatatatatatatatatatatatatatatatatatatatatatatatatatatatatatatatatatatatatatatacatacacattttagtaataaaacgtgatcttaatattttttttcagatcgTGAAAAATAATACTATGTGTTTGTCATACGGTTTGATAAATCTGACCAATCGGTGTTTCTGACGTGTTTGTGACATGGATGCTGCTGGTGCATTTTGGCATTTGGGTTCGATAGTACCACCAGCGCGGACGCTTTCTGGAAAATCCTCTGCTCCACTCGGAGGCCTTTCAATAGTTGTGTGAAAATTTAAATCTCTTGTGATTATAGCTTTGCACCAACAGTCATGTCAGGCTTTGTCGTTTTTGCACTAGCATTCTCGTTGTCCGCGACGGCGCGTTGTCTGGGCTTCCCCGCGTCAGGAGCGGCGGCGCCGCAGCCCTGTGTCGCGCCGTTACAGTGGGAGGGTCGGACCGTTGAATATGATCACGGGACGGGACGAAACACACGGGCGGCGGTCTCCTATGATGCACAGAATCAGCGAATTAGGGTCCTGGAGCAGAAGACTGGACACACACCATGTAAAAAGTACGAATTCATCAAATGTTATGAAATAGattttgatacaattttttttaactcaatgtgctttatgtgttattttaaaaatatctaaacttttttttatttatttcaatttagttgAGAAGCAAAACTAGTATTTATAAAGtctttgtttccaaaaaaaaaatcaaaagtaactattatcatcattattattattacaccaactatatttaaaaatcaacttaattcaaagagaaaacaatttttttcttaccccacagatattttgtcttgtttttaagcTTAAAGTCTTTCAGTTTTGATTCTGAAAACAAGTTAAGTCATTTTACTTCtcaggtaaataaaaatatcctgattTAATGTTTAGATATTATAGGAAAACCAGAAAGACTGAgtaggtaattattattattattatcagtagtagtaatagtagtagtgtaagtcaattttattttatgtttataggCCAGTGCAAAATCTGCTTGACATCTTGAGCTATTATTCACCATTGTGTAgatgcaaattatttattattgtcaaaATCAGAATGGCCACACACAACTGAATCACTATAActgattgaattgaattaaaaaaaagagcaaatttgCTTGCATTTAAAGTATTTGCATTGTGCAATTGTCTTTGAGGTTCTTTGAGTACATCTACCTGTTCAAGAGTGGAGTACTTTTCCAAATTGAAGAAATTACTAAGCAGTGTGCAAAGATCGCTCTGACGGAGGCCTGGGACCCTTATGATATTCCCCTGAACTCCACATACGAGGACCAGTATTTCATTGGAGGACCTGGAGACATGATCGAGGTCCAAGAATGGTCTGATCGGAAACCAGCtcgcaaaagtatgtttattATAAGTATGTTTATACAGGACCTGTAATGTGGTCCTGATTTGCATGGTCAGCACTTTGCACATTTTTTCTGTCTTTCACAGATGAAGCTTGGGTTGGTGTGTACACTTTGAAGGACTGCTATCCCGTGCAGGAGACATACACCAAAAACAGTAGTGTGACCACGTCCACTCGCTTCTTTGACCTTCAGCTGGGCATTAGTGACCCTGGGGTGTTCGACCCACCCAGCACCTGCCAATCAGCTCGGACTGAGAAGATGATGTCTGACTGCTGAATACGTTGCTCTGCATTACATGCACAATATACATTAGccataatacaataaaaagcttcaaaataaatgatattacACCGACAAAGAGCACATGAAATGAGTGCAGGTACTGTTAAATATAATAGTTCTTATTGATTTACAGTGGGAAATGTGCCTCACATATTATTGAAGCATCATTTTTAATATGCCACATTTTGGGCAAATTACAACTCTTGTGCTGATCCAGGGTGGACTAATGTAGCACTTAATTTTTTGCTTGACAGTTAATGTTCTGTtcatcttattattttatttagcatttaagttgatttaaaatgtGGATGCTTACAGTTAATTTCAAGTGTTAAAGAAACTtaattcaataaaactgtttACCTCACAACCATGTGGCATCGGAGCCTGTGTTGTTTGTTAACATAGAAATCACGTGACCACTGTCAAACGAAGCCTCTCTTTCTGTCCAGTCACGTTCGCGATTCACTTTGCGTGTTGAAATGTTCGATCCCCCATATCTTACTTTAAATTGGACTTAttcctttacattttaaatacccAGTCATACAAGTGTTATGAAGGCCTTTGgctgctttattttttactaacCAACACACAATTTTGAAGCTTTGAATCTTTTACTGAAACTGTTAGAGGAAAGCCTCAGTGCTTCAAGAGGCTTCATGTGCATGTCACTACTGTATACAGTGGGTATAAAAAAGAATTACCCatcttttaaataatcaaattttgttgctttgcagcctgaaatgaagacggacacagtttatgttttatccagctgtactgattcagtgcaacttataacatccaagtgaaagagataaaggatcaccccctcctgaaatgacttgtaaactcaatcaggtatAGCTAATCACCTTTTCACGcaaaagccatttgactttcaactgtgaccagctgtggtcattttgattagctcagcatgaaaaggcCTTTCCTGGAGcgtttcagtccttggtagtgcaactgaataaaacaatcaactatgggtggcaaggcactgtcaaaagatttcTGGAGTAAAGTTGTGGACAgccacaagtcaggagatggataaaaaaaatttaaaggctttatcaatgcctagaagcacagtgaagtatattattaagaagtggaaggtatttagtacaacacagaccctccgtGGATCGGGacatcactccaaactggatgaaagagccagaaggaaactgatcagagaggcTACCAAGACCAAGAGGcttacagcaactctgaagcagctgcaggaatttatgacaaagagtggtcattgtatgcatgtgacaacaatatcataGAATTCTCAAGAAAAATGTGGTTTGTATTTGAGGGTTGCGAGAAAAAAGCCACTCATCAAGAAAAGCCACAttcagtcacgactgagctttgccaaaacacaccttgaacattctgaggcagatgaggcCAAAGAATTCAATTTTAGTTTCAACACCAAACAATATttctggcagaaatccaatacagctcaccatccaaataacagcattcctacagtaaagtaTGGAGGTGGTGATGTCCTGtcatgggggtgtttctctgcagcaggaactggagcacttgtcaggatagaagaaaaaaatggatggagcaaaataccgtcaaattcttgaggaaaatgtGCTGCTCTCTGCCAGAAAGTTTTCAATGGttagaaggtttaccttccaacatgacaatgacccaaagcacacagcaaaactgaccacacagcGGTTGAAGGAGATGTGCATGGcttagtcagagcccagacttgaaaaccccattgaaaatctgtggaatgacttgaaaactgcagtccacaaacagtcaccatcaaatttaactgaacttgagtagttctgcaaagaagagtgcgCAAATATTGCAGCTATTTTCTATACTCACTGTACCTtgataattaacattataaaaggACATGAGTTAACAATGTTATCAAGTAATGTTTGATACAAGAATACAGTGACTCAAAAACTAAAACATCTATGTCTTTGCATTAAATAGCCTACATTATCACATTAAATATTTCACCAAAAGAATactgaaattatatttagacacATTGTTTAAAATCAAGACAAAAAAGATTTGGACTCTCAGTTTTCCACacttaatgtgatgaactacacctgtggtTTCTTGAGGAGAACtgtattttttgaatgaattacaGTCGAACAGTGAACAGGCCTGACGATCCTCCGGATTCTACTACATATCCCAGAATTCCCTTTTCAAAACAACATCACACTATTTCCTGTATGACTGGAACGAGAGTCGTTATATGGTGCGGAATTTTTAACGAAACGGGTAGATCCTCACCGATTTATTTTGGTTGACTGTAATACAAGGCGTAATTTTATAGGATTGCACAGCAAGGTAAGCGACAGGATCGATAGCTCTCATTTATTTTGATAGACCAATGCTAATATGACAAGAAATGAGCCTGTGGTGTTCTGTAAATagactcgatgtaaccggatagATTGTTTTCATAAGAGATTGTGAGTGTAGGATTGTTCATTTCGCTCGTTAACATTTAAGTTGGCATGATAGACATTAGTGGTGTATAATTATGACACTGTGTTTCAAATTTTGTGCAATTCGCGCTGCTTTTCCTGCTATACCGCTGTATTATCATCATGCTAGCCCAAAGCATGCAAATTGGTTTGGCAGAGCTCTGAAATAACCATTTCACACCATAAACAAAAACTAGTTCGAGATAATTGCGTTATATACTTcaatttttcatattataaaatgaattgtaaCGTGTATGTCTTTTTAGGGTAAGCAAATATCATGCCTAGTGTAATTAATTAAGTCTGTCTTACAGAGTGATATGCAAACTATGCAGTCCATAAGGCATGAGAATTCCTGTGCTGGTTGTTTTTCAGTAAACGACATCAGTAAGAGGAACAGACAGTTACTGTTCTCTTAAACtcttgcctgtttttttttttttttaatgtttttttgcagtACTTCCTGATATGACTGGCTGGACTACATTTTCATAGTTACTATAATTAAGCCTAGGTACTGTTCACTCACCACAACAGTCCTTGCagctgtgatcaaaactgaattacAGCATGCTTTGTTGATTTTAGCAGGATTAATCCACTTAAAGGCTTTTGGCTGATAGCTGTGTAATTCTCAAGTGACATGATTTAAAACAAGTTAGAACATTGTTATGTTTTCATCATGATTTTAATCCTGCTTATTACACAACTACTTCAAGAGTTAATATTATATGGCCCCAAAATATGAATTTAAGTTGAAACTATTATTCAAAGTTACTTATCAGGGTTGGTTATACATTGTTGTCATGGGCAAGTATTCCAAAGAGGCGTGTAATGGAGGGCAACAGTTCCCACCTTCTTTTTCAGCAGCTTAGGTTCTGAAGTGTTTTTCCAATTCATATTTCCCCATAGTTCTCTGTTAAAGCATTATAAGCCAACCAGCTGCGAGGAGAATTACAACTTTACAAACCTCGATTTGATGCCAAAAGTATTTGGaaattggacaaaaagacaaGACCGTCTACTTAATGactttaattaaaacaacagatgaatataaaaatattgtttcaaagaTGTCAATTGTGTATATAGAAACAACAATTaagtattatttcaaaataaagtgttcTTTTGGTGTAATTTGGTGTTtcgattctctgattggtggagatttctcgcagaatcatgggtaatgtagtttttcaccaggaattcaGCTGTTAAACAcgcttatttaaaaataagttgataTAATGCAGACTGTTAGCTTGAACAAAACCATGAATCCTACAGTCAACAATATTGTAACTCACAGTAGATCtgcctttaaagttttaaaaatttaaatagttaaaaatcaattcccctatggataaaatgaatgggatttttttttcctgtaaccCAGTTTTTTGCACTGTTTCatcacttctttctttctttatttgtgtgtgtgtgtgtgttttgagtatATCCACTCAGTGACTCTACAGAATGTTTGAtggttttgttgattttattttaagacatCACAAAGTCCTGATCAAATGACAGTAATAACTATAAACCTTTGATCGCCGTATAAAATGCCTCCACTTTGCATGTATTTCAGAACTAGGCATGACTACAGAGTCTGCCTCTCCAGAAGAGTGAGTGTGGATGGAGTGACACGAGCGGACGAGACGGACGAGTCATGGACAGCCAGTGCAGCAGCAGTGTGGGCAACATTAACTCAACACCCATTTCTGCCCGTATCGAGTCCTATGAAGGAGAGAAGAAGTGCATCTCTGATGTCCGAAGAACATTTTGCTTGtttgtgacctttgaccttttgttTGTCACCTTGCTGTGGATCATTGAGCTCAATGTATGTTGTAGTAATACATTTCCATGAGATATTATTAACAATGTGAAGTTCTTAACATCTTTTAAATGTATGTGAAAAACACCTGTGTAATACTGATTTAGTTGcactgcattttatttgtattttgttatccAGGTCAACGGAGGAATACAAGAGCAGCTGAGGAAAGAGGTGTTGGAATATGATTACCACCAAtctttttttgacatatttgtaaGTACATACCCTCTATTTCAGGAATATTACCTTAACATTTGAGAAggaatttcaagtaaatattttaggtcagaTGGGTTTTGCTGAGAAAAAGGTTTGGGAATTCCTAACCTATTGCACAAGTAAATAAGacctgctttttaaaatatattacatcaCCAGCCTTTAAAGCTGTGAATAATGATGAAACTGGTGGTGGTAAAATATCAGGGCCAGACCATCCCACAGTTCCCTTTTCAAGGATGACTCTTCTCACTTAACATATGACCTCACTTACGCTCTTTCAACCACAGTTTCTGCCCAGGAAAacttaggcctggtttcacagacagggcttagattaagccaggattaggccttagttaaattgggacatttaagtagtttttttttttaaatgtgccttagaaaaaaaacattactggtgtgcattttgaTACAAATCAGTGGCacacatattttaatttcatgtcatatttgaattttatttcatgtcagtGCAAGCTGCTTTCAGTCAatcatgcattttagtctgggactaggtttAAGCCTTGTTTGTGAATCCGGGCATTAATGatctaaaagggatagttcacctgaaaatgaacatGTTGTAATCATTTACTCGCCTTGATGGCGTTCCAAatgtgtatgacttttttttttctcctgtggaaCGCAGaggaatatattttgaagaatgttttgtgtatatactgtaaatcagTGGCGTACAAAACAACAAAGAACTttactgactttcactgtatgacatttttttttaagtatcttctTAATCAAAGAAGGAAAgccttttacaggtttggaacaacatgacagaatTGAGCTATTTAACCCTTCTATCTAGGGGTCACATGCTTATAAAGAGGCTTGTTTATTTGATATACACACCTAGTTCTTTGGTGCACTGAAAtgagagtttaaaaaaatatatttttaaatgtgagagTTCCTGTTATAGTGTgatacggtaaaaaaaaaaaaaagctgttgttCTTGTTACTATTTTTTCAAGACAACTCTGTATTTGGGAAATGACTTTGCCGTGTAAGCAGTTGTGTGGTCTAGATTTATGCTAATACACAGTGctgccatttttaaaatgctacTTCACAGCATTCTTTAAACTGAGGTTTTAATGTAACAAATCGTTTATGAAATGTTGATAGACCTGAAAGATTGATAGAACATAAAAGTGTGTTACATACACTACCATGCGAAAGTTTTCAGACTTtaatggtcaccaaggctgcaaaatacagtgatattgtcaaatattattaaaatgtaaaatgttttctgtttttatatattttttaaaatcaaatttgttcctgtgatggcaaagctgaaatttcagcagccattactcaagtctaaagcgtcacatgatcc
Above is a genomic segment from Cyprinus carpio isolate SPL01 chromosome A2, ASM1834038v1, whole genome shotgun sequence containing:
- the LOC109075789 gene encoding nucleolar protein 7-like encodes the protein MSELTLQFESSDDELPEEVAFDASKSVALKSVKDALDAAKREKNLLKEKRRKKQQLFQEQKKRKLLPQELLEEFDTKPQKQTDLSANKGIYKKVSTKPSHNNKVKEQETGTMPKKTPKSLPVSYRVMRIKDESAAKTLQQRATDFVQSRLYGPGTKRTTNAELLSLKKKRGASQGAAVEFANKKLGACKKARIKRSNKRFIRQQKLIPF
- the LOC109075791 gene encoding mammalian ependymin-related protein 1-like; the encoded protein is MSGFVVFALAFSLSATARCLGFPASGAAAPQPCVAPLQWEGRTVEYDHGTGRNTRAAVSYDAQNQRIRVLEQKTGHTPCKKFFEYIYLFKSGVLFQIEEITKQCAKIALTEAWDPYDIPLNSTYEDQYFIGGPGDMIEVQEWSDRKPARKNEAWVGVYTLKDCYPVQETYTKNSSVTTSTRFFDLQLGISDPGVFDPPSTCQSARTEKMMSDC